One part of the Quercus lobata isolate SW786 chromosome 7, ValleyOak3.0 Primary Assembly, whole genome shotgun sequence genome encodes these proteins:
- the LOC115952993 gene encoding calcium-transporting ATPase 4, plasma membrane-type-like — protein MEQKLLKDFELDPKNRSEEALQRWRSAVSIVKNPRRRFRHVADLAKRSAAVIKRHKIQENIRVAIYVHKAALLFEAAGRPEYKLPDEDREAGFSIHPDELASIVRGHDIKGLGIHRGVEGIARKICVSLNEGVSTKDLPTRQKIYGFNSFTEKPSRTFLMFVWESLHDLTLIILMVCAVVSIGVGIPTEGWPKGLYDGLGIILSIVLVVMVTAISDYKQSLEFKDLDSEKKKIFIQVTRDGKRQKVSIYDLVVGDIVHLSIGDQVPADGIYISGYSLLIDESSLSGESEPVNVYEEKPFLLSGTKVQDGSGKMLVTTVGMRTEWGKLMETLNEGGEDETPLQVKLNGVATIIGKIGLTFAVLTFLILLGRYLVEKALNNEFTDWSSSDALTILNYFATAVTIIVVAVPEGLPLAVTLSLAFAMKKLMEERALVRHLSACETMGSAGCICTDKTGTLTTNHMAVVKVWISEKSIDIKGNASDLLKSEISGRVLGILLQAIFQNTGSEVVKDDSGKNTILGTPTESALLEFGLLLGGDFDAQRREFKILKVEPFNSVRKKMSVLVALPNGGVRAFCKGASEIILRMCNKIVDCNGESVNLSEEQEKDITDVINGFASGALRTLCLAFKDVDDTSIEKSIPDSGYTLIAVVGIKDPVRPGVKDAVLTCLAAGITVRMVTGDNIYTAKAIAGECGILTADGVAIEGSEFRSMSSEQMKAIIPKIQVMARSSPSDKHTLVTHLRKMFSEVVAVTGDGTNDAPALHEADIGLAMGIAGTEVAKENADVIILDDNFTTIVNVAKWGRAVYINIQKFVQFQLTVNVVALALNFATACISGSAPLTAVQLLWVNMIMDTLGALALATEPPNEGLMKRPPVGRGVSFITKAMWRNIIGHSIYQLAVLAVLYFDGKRLLNLSGSDATDVLNTLIFNSFVFCQVFNEINSRDIEKINVFRGMLNSRIFLGVMVGTVVFQVIIVEFLGDFASTVPLSWQLWLLSVLLGSVSLLVAVILKCIPVEKTTSTTNHHDGYDALPSDDNLA, from the exons ATGGAGCAAAAACTTCTCAAGGACTTCGAACTCGACCCCAAGAACCGCTCGGAAGAGGCTTTGCAACGGTGGAGATCCGCCGTGTCCATCGTCAAAAACCCCCGCCGCCGGTTCCGCCACGTCGCCGATTTAGCCAAACGCTCTGCGGCCGTGATAAAACGTCACAAAATCCAG GAAAATATACGAGTTGCTATTTACGTTCATAAAGCAGCATTGCTATTTGAGG CTGCTGGTCGACCTGAATACAAGTTACCGGATGAGGATAGAGAAGCAGGTTTTAGTATTCACCCAGATGAGCTTGCATCAATTGTTCGTGGCCATGATATTAAGGGCTTGGGAATCCATCGTGGAGTTGAGGGGATTGCAAGGAAAATCTGTGTCTCACTGAACGAAGGTGTCAGCACAAAGGACTTACCTACCAGGCAAAAGATTTATGGATTCAACAGTTTTACGGAGAAACCTTCCAGAACTTTTTTGATGTTCGTGTGGGAATCATTACATGACTTAACACTAATCATCCTTATGGTCTGTGCCGTTGTTTCTATAGGTGTAGGAATTCCCACCGAAGGGTGGCCTAAAGGCTTATACGATGGTTTGGGTATCATTCTTAGTATAGTCCTGGTGGTCATGGTTACAGCTATCAGTGACTACAAGCAGTCCTTGGAGTTCAAGGATTTAGATagtgagaagaaaaagatttttattcagGTAACTAGAGATGGGAAGAGACAAAAGGTTTCTATATATGATTTGGTTGTTGGAGATATTGTCCACTTGTCAATTGGTGATCAAGTTCCAGCAGATGGGATTTATATATCAGGATACAGTTTGTTGATTGATGAATCGAGCTTGTCAGGTGAGAGCGAGCCAGTGAATGTATATGAGGAGaaaccttttcttctttcaggAACTAAAGTGCAAGATGGTTCAGGAAAGATGTTGGTGACAACAGTTGGTATGAGAACTGAATGGGGAAAGTTGATGGAAACTCTGAATGAGGGAGGAGAAGACGAGACCCCACTGCAGGTAAAGCTAAATGGTGTGGCTACAATCATTGGTAAAATTGGCTTGACTTTTGCTGTGCTGACATTTTTGATATTGCTAGGGAGATATCTGGTGGAAAAAGCTCTTAACAATGAGTTCACAGATTGGTCATCAAGTGATGCACTGACAATTCTGAACTACTTTGCTACTGCAGTAACCATTATTGTCGTTGCTGTCCCAGAAGGATTACCATTAGCAGTGACTTTGAGCCTTGCTTTTGCTATGAAGAAATTAATGGAAGAAAGGGCGCTTGTGAGGCATCTCTCTGCATGTGAGACAATGGGTTCTGCTGGTTGCATATGCACAGATAAGACAGGGACATTGACCACAAACCATATGGCAGTGGTCAAAGTATGGATATCTGAAAAATCTATAGATATAAAAGGTAATGCAAGTGATTTGTTGAAATCAGAAATATCTGGAAGAGTTTTAGGCATCCTATTGCAGGCTATATTTCAAAATACTGGGTCTGAAGTGGTTAAGGATGATAGTGGAAAGAATACCATTTTGGGAACGCCAACAGAATCTGCATTGTTAGAATTTGGCTTGCTTTTGGGTGGTGATTTTGATGCTCAGCGTAGAGAATTCAAGATTCTTAAGGTTGAGCCTTTTAATTCAGTTAGGAAGAAGATGTCTGTGCTTGTAGCTCTTCCCAATGGAGGGGTACGTGCATTTTGCAAAGGTGCATCTGAAATTATATTAAGAATGTGCAACAAAATTGTTGATTGCAATGGAGAGTCTGTTAATCTTTCTGAAGAACAGGAAAAGGACATCACAGATGTTATAAATGGCTTTGCATCTGGAGCTCTGAGAACTCTTTGCTTGGCTTTTAAAGATGTTGATGACACTTCCATTGAGAAAAGCATCCCTGATAGTGGCTATACATTGATAGCAGTTGTTGGAATCAAGGATCCTGTGCGCCCTGGGGTCAAGGATGCAGTTTTAACTTGTCTAGCTGCTGGAATTACTGTCCGTATGGTCACTGGTGAcaatatatatactgctaaggCCATTGCTGGAGAATGTGGTATCCTCACGGCGGATGGAGTGGCCATAGAAGGATCAGAATTTCGTAGTATGTCCTCAGAGCAGATGAAGGCCATTATACCAAAAATTCAG GTAATGGCTCGGTCTTCACCGTCGGACAAGCATACCTTGGTGACCCATTTGAGGAAGATGTTTAGTGAGGTTGTTGCAGTTACTGGCGATGGGACCAATGATGCTCCTGCTTTGCATGAAGCAGACATTGGACTTGCTATGGGCATAGCAGGAACAGAG GTTGCAAAAGAAAATGCTGATGTCATTATTTTGGATGACAACTTTACAACTATTGTAAATGTGGCCAAATGGGGACGTGCAGTATATATAAACATTCAAAAATTTGTGCAATTCCAGCTAACAGTCAATGTTGTTGCTCTGGCGCTCAATTTTGCTACTGCATGCATCTCTG GATCTGCTCCCTTAACGGCCGTGCAGTTGCTTTGGGTCAACATGATTATGGACACTCTTGGTGCATTGGCACTGGCTACAGAACCTCCAAATGAGGGGCTAATGAAAAGGCCCCCAGTTGGTAGGGGTGTGAGCTTCATCACGAAGGCTATGTGGAGGAATATTATTGGTCATAGTATATATCAACTAGCTGTCCTTGCAGTTCTCTATTTTGATGGAAAGCGGCTACTAAACCTTAGTGGCTCAGATGCAACTGATGTTCTCAACACTTTGATATTCAACTCGTTTGTGTTTTGTCAG GTGTTTAATGAGATAAACAGCCGGGACATAGAGAAGATAAATGTATTCCGTGGCATGCTTAACAGCAGGATATTCCTAGGAGTCATGGTTGGCACAGTGGTTTTCCAAGTAATCATAGTCGAGTTTCTGGGTGATTTTGCAAGCACTGTACCACTGAGCTGGCAACTATGGTTACTCAGCGTATTACTTGGATCAGTTAGCTTGCTGGTTGCTGTTATCCTAAAATGCATCCCAGTTGAGAAAACCACAAGTACAACTAATCACCATGATGGTTATGATGCGCTCCCCTCTGATGATAACCTGGCTTGA